In Anthocerotibacter panamensis C109, the sequence TGCGCTTTCTCACCCGTGCGACGTACTTGATGAGGATAAACGTTATGTTGTCGCCGCCCAATTCTCTAAGCGCCAAGTCAATCAGGGCCTGATCGTGGGCGCGGGGGTCCTGAGTGAGCAGTGGGAGGAGAGCCTGCTCCCAAAAGCGCTCGACCAAGGCCCCATCGCAGAAGCCGTCCGTACAGAGCAAGACCAGACAATCCTCGGGGAGCACAAAAGTCTGTACCGTGGGATGTAGGGCGTTGGGGGCCATGATTCCTAACGCCTGGGTGAGCGCTCCACTGTTGGGCATCCCCGCCACCGTGTTACTGGTGGTACGGGCCATACTGACTTCTAGATTAGCCACATCGTCATCCACCGTGAGTTGCTGGCAGTGCTGCCGGTCAATCAGGTAGACACGGCTGTCCCCGACATGGGCAACATGGAGCAAGGGGCCAATCAGACAGCAGGCCACCAGGGTGGTCCCCATACGGCGGTAGTGCTGGCGACCCTGCTGGCGGTTCAGGTCGTAGATCGCTTGGTTAGCTTGGTACACGCTATCCGTCAGACTCCAGCGCATCTGACGAGCAGAGGGTGTCCCCTCGACGTAAAACAGTTGACTCAGCCGTTGTTCTAGGCTCTGAAGCGCAAGTTGACTGCCAATTTCACCCCCATCGTGCCCGCCCATACCGTCGCAGACCAGAGCATAGCGCCCCTGAGGGTCATAGGTGAAGGTGTCCTCGTTGTTGGACCGCTTGCCGGGGTGGGTCGCGCCGACCACGACTTCGACCTTGCCTGGACCGTCTAC encodes:
- a CDS encoding PP2C family protein-serine/threonine phosphatase, coding for MYYLATTADSRTPFPNGRYQVQSSMPLVVRDTQPGTALAPYAQMPPLSRPYQRLNAFRWAVPQVHACLNSTWFLLEDAPLTPTGEPWPRLSHAWSKADSLMRLGWLIQIGRLWDACIQESVATSLLDLDNLGVLGWQVRLFYLKPDAARPTLQQLGQCWLRLGALPPNLLPVVEDLAKGRLAQALDLLDALEALVDGPGKVEVVVGATHPGKRSNNEDTFTYDPQGRYALVCDGMGGHDGGEIGSQLALQSLEQRLSQLFYVEGTPSARQMRWSLTDSVYQANQAIYDLNRQQGRQHYRRMGTTLVACCLIGPLLHVAHVGDSRVYLIDRQHCQQLTVDDDVANLEVSMARTTSNTVAGMPNSGALTQALGIMAPNALHPTVQTFVLPEDCLVLLCTDGFCDGALVERFWEQALLPLLTQDPRAHDQALIDLALRELGGDNITFILIKYVARVRKRSITDLDL